In Meles meles chromosome 14, mMelMel3.1 paternal haplotype, whole genome shotgun sequence, a single window of DNA contains:
- the GTF3A gene encoding transcription factor IIIA, giving the protein ATVRDALEPPASVAEGVSFLTIADAFTEAGESPAPPPSGLNRRFICSFPDCSASYNKAWKLDAHLCKHTGERPFVCDHEGCGKAFVRDYHLSRHILIHTGEKPFVCTASGCDQKFNTKSNLKKHFECKHENQQKQYVCTFEGCRKAFRKHQQLRAHQCQHGSEPLFTCAQEGCGKHFASRSRLKRHRKVHEGYMCQKECSFVAKTWTELLKHVRETHKEDIRCEVCQKTFKRKDYLKQHMKTHAPERDVYRCPREGCGRTYTTVFNLQSHILSFHEERRPFTCEHPGCGKTFAMKQSLTRHAVVHDPDKKKMKLKVKPSREKRSLASRLSGYIPPKRKQEQGLSVPKNGETLNCTEDKVLSTAVALTLS; this is encoded by the exons CGagagccccgccccgccgccctcCGGGCTCAATAGGAGGTTCATCTGTTCCTTCCCTGACTGCAGCGCCAGTTACAACAAGGCCTGGAAGTTAGACGCGCACCTGTGCAAGCACACGGGGGAG AGACCGTTTGTTTGTGACCATGAAGGGTGTGGCAAAGCCTTTGTCAGGGACTACCATCTGAGCCGCCATATCCTGATTCACACAGGGGAAAAGCCATTTGT TTGTACAGCCAGCGGTTGTGATCAAAAATTCAACACAAAATCAAACTTGAAGAAACATTTTGAATGTAAACATGAAAATCAGCAAAAACAGTATGTA TGCACTTTTGAAGGTTGCAGGAAGGCCTTCAGGAAACACCAGCAGCTGAGAGCCCACCAGTGCCAGCACGGCAGCGAGCCGCTGTTCAC GTGTGCCCAGGAAGGATGTGGCAAACACTTCGCCTCACGCAGCAGGCTGAAGCGACACAGGAAGGTCCACGAGG GCTATATGTGTCAAAAAGAATGTTCCTTTGTGGCAAAAACATGGACGGAGCTTCTAAAACATGTGAGAGAAACCCACAAAG AGGACATAAGATGTGAAGTATGCCAGAAAACATTTAAGCGCAAGGATTACCTTAAGCAGCATATGAAAACTCACGCCCCGGAAAGGGATGTTTACCGGTGTCCGAGGGAAGGCTGTGGTAGGACCTACACAACCGTGTTTAACCTCCAGAGCCACATTCTCTCTTTTCACGAGGAAAGGCGCCCATTTACCTGTGAACATCCTGGCTGTGGCAAAACCTTCGCAATGAAA CAAAGTCTCACTAGGCATGCCGTCGTGCATGACCCtgacaagaagaaaatgaagctcaaa GTAAAACCCTCTCGTGAAAAACGGAGTTTGGCCTCTCGTCTCAGTGGCTATATTCCTCCTAAAAGGAAGCAAGAACAAGGCTTATCTGTACCTAAAAACGGAGAGACCCTGAACTGTACTGAAGACAAGGTACTCTCGACTGCTGTGGCCCTTACCCTCAGCTGA
- the MTIF3 gene encoding translation initiation factor IF-3, mitochondrial, translating into MATLLLKRLTSQSIKTGNNRIGRCLGICILHETIPAQRSLGASVPRLSSQIHAKAFSTVADPQDERKKKKKSEPAFNSIGRKIHERVIHVLDEAGNDLGNMHRADVIRLMNERDLKLVKRDIGTESPQYQLLTGAQIHKEQLRLRELEKANPKTGPTLTKELSFSSNIGQHDLDTKSKQIQQWIEKQYKVQITIKKGKNLEEPEQKMEEICHQILQTMPGLATFSSRPQPVRGGKAVMCVLRHLSKKEENAWREAQGTQKGDTLNKETRNNRESDVVHQ; encoded by the exons ATGGCCACCCTTCTTCTGAAGAGGCTAACATCCCAATCCATAAAGACTGGAAATAACCGCATCGGCAGATGTCTTGGTATATGCATCCTACATGAGACCATCCCGGCGCAGCGGTCCCTTGGAGCTTCTGTCCCGAGACTCTCCTCCCAGATTCACGCAAAAGCTTTCAGTACTGTTGCGGACCCCCAGGacgaaagaaagaagaagaaaaagagtgagCCGGCTTTTAACAGCATCGGCAGAAAAATTCACGAGCGAGTCATTCACGTGCTGGATGAGGCGGGCAATGATTTGGGAAACATGCACCGAGCGGACGTGATCAGGCTCATGAACGAGCGGGACCTGAAGCTCGTCAAACGGGACATCGGCACCGAGTCTCCCCAGTACCAGCTCCTGACGGGGGCACAGATTCACAAGGAGCAACTGAGGCTTCGGGAACTGGAAAAGGCCAACCCCAAAACTG GACCTACCCTGACAAAGGAACTcagtttttcttcaaatattggaCAACATGACTTGGACACAAAGAGTAAACAGATTCAGCAGTGGATTGAGAAACAGTACAAAGTTCAAATTACcataaagaaagggaagaacctAGAGGAGCCAGAACAGAAGATG GAGGAGATCTGTCATCAAATACTCCAGACCATGCCTGGACTAGCTACCTTCTCATCCCGGCCACAACCTGTTCGGGGAGGAAAAGCTGTAATGTGTGTTCTTCGTCATTTGagcaaaaaggaagagaatgccTGGAGAGAAGCTCAAGGAACCCAGAAAGGAGACACTTTGAACAAAGAAACCAGAAACAATCGAGAATCAGATGTTGTGCATCAgtga